The following are encoded in a window of Ignavibacteriales bacterium genomic DNA:
- a CDS encoding AAA family ATPase — MAKKIVIANQKGGVGKTTTAINLSASVAAAEFKTLLIDIDPQANSTSGIGIENYKLSVYQALIGIEDAEDCIINTYMPHLDIIPSTIDLVGAEIELVSMEEREYLLKKAVATIESRYDFIFIDCPPSLGLLTLNALTCADSVLIPVQCEYFALEGLGQLLNTINIVKKNLNNDLSIEGVLLTMFDTRLRLSHQVVEEVKKYFGTKVFQTIIHRNVRLSEAPSHSKPVILYDASSVGAQNYITLASELIQRNNLEQKSIAN; from the coding sequence ATGGCCAAAAAAATTGTTATTGCAAATCAGAAAGGCGGAGTTGGAAAAACAACTACCGCTATAAATTTATCTGCATCTGTTGCTGCGGCAGAATTTAAAACACTATTAATTGATATTGACCCTCAAGCAAATTCAACTTCGGGAATCGGTATTGAGAATTATAAACTTTCCGTTTATCAAGCTTTAATCGGAATAGAAGATGCAGAAGACTGCATTATAAATACATATATGCCGCATCTTGATATTATACCATCAACTATAGATTTAGTCGGCGCAGAAATCGAATTGGTTTCTATGGAAGAAAGAGAATATTTATTAAAAAAGGCGGTTGCAACTATAGAATCACGATATGATTTTATTTTTATTGATTGTCCTCCTTCACTCGGTTTACTAACACTAAATGCTTTGACTTGTGCTGATTCGGTTTTAATTCCTGTTCAGTGTGAATACTTTGCATTGGAAGGTTTGGGACAATTATTAAACACAATTAATATTGTTAAGAAAAATCTGAACAATGATCTTTCCATTGAAGGCGTGTTATTAACTATGTTCGATACAAGATTACGGTTGTCCCATCAAGTTGTAGAAGAAGTAAAAAAATATTTTGGGACAAAAGTATTCCAAACGATCATTCATAGAAATGTTAGATTGTCTGAAGCGCCGAGCCACTCTAAACCTGTAATACTTTACGACGCAAGTTCAGTCGGTGCACAAAATTATATAACGCTGGCATCAGAATTAATTCAAAGAAATAATCTAGAACAAAAGAGTATAGCTAATTGA
- a CDS encoding ParB/RepB/Spo0J family partition protein yields MSNLKPGLGRGLDALINPQMKDKIDAPVAISNKDLQKDDGTSYDVLAKIPIGSVAPNPYQPRTEFDPEAQDELRKSILENGLIQPVTVRRVSKDHYELISGERRLRACKDVGYKEIPAYIIKVETKEAMLALSLIENLQREELNSIEIANAYKRLMEECNLTQEEIADRVGKDRTTVTNTIRLLKLPQKIQQSLIKNEISAGHARALINIPSEIIQLEILDKIISHNLSVRKVEDIVRKYINQKNGSKKKVSVHVKSLGNLSQKDLEEKLQNILGTKVICKQKKNGAGELIIEYYSLDELERLFELFEIISKNNN; encoded by the coding sequence TTGAGTAATTTGAAACCGGGATTGGGAAGAGGATTAGACGCATTAATTAATCCTCAAATGAAAGATAAAATTGATGCGCCTGTAGCGATCTCTAATAAAGACTTGCAAAAAGATGACGGCACATCTTACGATGTATTAGCAAAAATTCCAATCGGCTCCGTAGCTCCAAATCCTTATCAACCAAGAACCGAATTCGACCCCGAAGCTCAAGATGAATTAAGAAAATCAATACTCGAAAATGGTTTGATCCAACCTGTAACTGTTCGAAGAGTTTCAAAAGACCATTACGAACTAATTTCGGGTGAACGCAGACTACGTGCTTGTAAAGATGTTGGATATAAAGAAATACCAGCATACATAATCAAGGTAGAAACAAAAGAAGCGATGCTTGCTCTTTCCCTTATTGAAAATCTTCAGAGAGAGGAGTTAAATTCAATTGAAATTGCAAATGCATATAAGAGATTAATGGAAGAATGTAATTTAACACAAGAAGAAATTGCCGATAGAGTAGGGAAGGATCGAACAACCGTAACCAATACAATTCGCTTATTAAAATTACCACAGAAGATACAGCAAAGTTTGATCAAGAATGAAATTTCAGCCGGTCATGCACGAGCTTTAATAAATATTCCAAGTGAAATAATCCAGTTAGAGATCTTAGATAAAATTATTAGTCATAATCTTTCGGTTAGAAAGGTTGAGGATATTGTACGAAAATATATAAACCAAAAAAACGGATCGAAGAAAAAAGTTTCTGTTCATGTAAAAAGTTTAGGTAATTTATCTCAAAAAGATCTAGAAGAAAAACTCCAAAACATTCTTGGCACTAAAGTAATTTGTAAGCAAAAGAAAAATGGAGCCGGCGAATTAATAATTGAATATTATTCATTAGATGAGCTAGAAAGATTATTTGAACTATTTGAGATTATCAGCAAAAACAATAATTAA
- a CDS encoding DUF5683 domain-containing protein, whose product MKKSAWGAVIRSVVIPGFGQFYNESYWKIPVVWGFLGWFVYQWNTSNNSYINYRDLYNRSLSQNSTGNASYLSIREFYKDQRDLFAVFFGLAYLLNLVDAYVDAHLFDFDVSKIRTDDLYRVSLKIKL is encoded by the coding sequence ATGAAAAAGTCTGCATGGGGAGCTGTGATTAGAAGTGTTGTAATTCCCGGTTTCGGCCAATTTTATAATGAATCTTATTGGAAAATTCCTGTTGTATGGGGATTTTTGGGCTGGTTCGTGTATCAGTGGAACACTAGTAATAATTCGTATATCAATTATCGCGATCTCTATAACAGAAGCTTAAGCCAAAATAGTACCGGTAATGCATCTTATCTGAGTATACGAGAGTTTTATAAAGATCAGCGTGATCTATTTGCAGTATTTTTTGGATTAGCTTATTTACTAAATTTAGTTGATGCTTATGTAGATGCACATTTATTTGATTTTGATGTCTCGAAGATTAGAACAGATGATTTATATCGAGTTTCTCTTAAAATAAAATTATAA
- a CDS encoding YIP1 family protein: protein MKNVLVCNNCNKENAFYLMICSNCNSFLRSKIPNIDLWETIGKLIESPLQAFDRIIQAENKNFVVTLMIIVCVKLSLTAIIIHNALYSVNGEPITFLNGLLLGGVPSIVLLLAFSLIITFSNKLFGIENRFKDNFAIYIFAFIPLIGGMVVLTPIQFALFGEYWFTFNPSPLLMKPTPSLILLIIEGLLFLWSSVLFIVGTYSQTRNKIYSICSGMILTLLVMGVIYFRNIVSYF, encoded by the coding sequence ATGAAAAATGTTTTAGTCTGTAATAACTGTAATAAAGAAAATGCATTTTATTTAATGATTTGTTCGAACTGCAATTCGTTTCTAAGATCCAAAATACCAAATATTGATTTATGGGAAACTATCGGTAAACTTATCGAATCACCTTTACAAGCATTTGATAGAATAATCCAAGCGGAAAATAAAAATTTTGTTGTGACATTGATGATCATTGTTTGTGTTAAATTATCATTGACTGCTATTATTATTCACAATGCACTATATAGTGTAAATGGTGAGCCAATTACTTTTCTGAATGGATTATTGCTCGGAGGAGTGCCATCAATCGTTTTACTTTTGGCTTTTTCTTTGATTATTACTTTCTCAAACAAATTATTTGGTATTGAAAATAGATTCAAAGATAATTTTGCAATTTATATTTTTGCTTTTATTCCTCTTATTGGCGGAATGGTTGTTTTAACTCCGATACAATTTGCTCTATTTGGAGAATATTGGTTTACATTTAATCCTTCTCCTTTACTAATGAAACCCACACCTTCTTTGATTCTTCTAATAATTGAAGGATTACTATTCTTGTGGAGCAGTGTACTTTTTATTGTTGGAACATACTCTCAAACGAGAAACAAAATTTATTCTATTTGTAGCGGTATGATTTTAACGTTGTTGGTAATGGGTGTAATTTATTTTAGAAATATAGTAAGCTATTTTTAA
- a CDS encoding 3-dehydroquinate dehydratase, translating to MIKILVINGVNLNKLGSRDKMNYGSLTLNQLNSLIKEEFNELDFTFSQSNLEYELVNKINEASNYDGIVINPGGFTHTSVAIRDALENIKIPKIEVHLSNLATREEFRNTLLTTSKCDGFISGFKEISFLSAVYTLTKLIKKN from the coding sequence ATGATTAAGATACTTGTTATAAATGGTGTTAATCTTAATAAGTTAGGAAGCAGAGATAAAATGAATTATGGTTCTCTAACTTTAAATCAATTAAATTCTCTCATCAAAGAAGAATTTAATGAATTAGATTTTACTTTTTCCCAATCGAATCTTGAATACGAATTAGTTAATAAAATTAACGAAGCTTCCAATTACGATGGGATCGTAATTAATCCAGGAGGATTTACACATACCTCGGTAGCAATTCGCGATGCACTTGAGAATATAAAAATTCCAAAAATTGAAGTACACCTTTCAAATTTAGCGACTAGAGAAGAATTCAGGAATACATTACTAACAACTTCAAAATGCGATGGTTTCATTTCCGGTTTTAAGGAAATTAGTTTTCTTTCTGCTGTTTATACATTGACAAAACTTATTAAGAAAAATTGA
- a CDS encoding MerR family transcriptional regulator encodes MKDFGLKKLYYSISEVSKLAGLEQYILRYWETEFEQLKPGKNRAGNRIYTNKDIKLILQIKRLLREEKYTIEGAKKILSDLVLEPNLQNTPNESESNKQKIVSPRPLKKDLEELKNFLQYLQAAM; translated from the coding sequence ATGAAAGATTTTGGACTAAAAAAGTTATACTACTCTATAAGTGAAGTTAGTAAGTTAGCCGGATTAGAGCAGTACATATTAAGATATTGGGAGACTGAATTTGAACAATTAAAACCCGGTAAGAATAGAGCCGGTAATAGAATTTATACAAACAAGGATATTAAACTGATTCTTCAGATAAAAAGATTATTACGTGAAGAAAAATATACTATTGAAGGTGCTAAAAAGATTTTAAGTGATCTTGTACTAGAACCTAATTTGCAAAACACACCAAATGAAAGTGAATCAAATAAACAAAAAATCGTTTCACCGCGTCCATTAAAAAAAGATTTAGAAGAGCTAAAGAACTTTTTACAATATTTACAGGCGGCAATGTAA